GCCCGCTTCAATTCCTTGACCGGCGCGGCCATGCTGACCATGCCCTGCCCGAACTGGTTGATGGTGAAGCCGCGCTCTTGCAGCGCCGTGTTGACGGCGGTCGAGTTCCAGCGGTCGATAGCCACCTCCTGGACGCCATACCGCTCGCCCAGGTCGGCGACGTGCTCCACGATGGCGGAATGATCCACCACGTTGCCGGGCGTCAGCGTGAGGAAGCCGGCCTCGGCCCACCGCAGATAGTCGGCGCGGTCCTTCTCGGCCTTCAGCGCGAGGTTGGCCTCGGGCAGGAAGAACATCGGCAGCACGTCGTAGCGCCGCGCCTCACCGTCGCCTTCGGGGAACACCGCGACCACGGCCGTCAGGTCTTCGACGCTCGACAGGTCCACGCCCAGCCAGCACGCCCGGCCGGTCAGATCCGCCGCGGGCGTCATGTCTTCGGCCCGGTCATAGATCTCGAGCGCGAGCCATGGCTCGGCGGCGCCCTCCTGCCACAGATTCAGGTGGAACCGCTTGAAGTCGGCGATCTCGGCCGGGAAGTGCTCGATCCGCCGCGCCTTCGTCCGCAGCTCATGCAGCGATAGGAAGCCGGCATCGATCGCCGGGTTCGCCGCCCGCCATGCCGCTTCATCGCGCCAGTCCGCATCCGGCTCGGCCGCCAGGATGATCGGCGCAAAGGTCGGGTCGTCCACCTCACCGGAGGCAACCTTGTGCGAGTACGCCCACATGTCGGCAGCAAGCCCGCCCGTGCCCTCGCCGGCCGTGGTGATGATGACCGTGAGCGGGTTCGACCGCTTCACCATGGAGTCGGTGACGGTCTTGAACAGCTTCCTGCCCTCGGCCGTCGGCCATGCGTGGATCTCGTCGGCGAGGAAGAACGAGACGTTCAGGCCGTGCTTGCTGTAGGCCTCCGACGAGATGGCCTTCAGCGTGCTCTTCGTCTTCGGGTGCGACAGGAGCTTCCGGCTCTCCACGGGGCGCACGCGCGCCGCCAGAGCGTCTTCCTGAAGGATGAACTGGT
This portion of the Rhodobacter sp. CZR27 genome encodes:
- a CDS encoding terminase large subunit, translated to MASPLFNPDPSLYPDPTGRAERICRFVRNLSLWEGDFAGEPFKLHPFQEAIIRRIYGPVNEDGSPMVRIACIWIPRGNAKTTLASAISLAHFMGPEAEAGGQVVMAAADRENAGIAFNAAHQFILQEDALAARVRPVESRKLLSHPKTKSTLKAISSEAYSKHGLNVSFFLADEIHAWPTAEGRKLFKTVTDSMVKRSNPLTVIITTAGEGTGGLAADMWAYSHKVASGEVDDPTFAPIILAAEPDADWRDEAAWRAANPAIDAGFLSLHELRTKARRIEHFPAEIADFKRFHLNLWQEGAAEPWLALEIYDRAEDMTPAADLTGRACWLGVDLSSVEDLTAVVAVFPEGDGEARRYDVLPMFFLPEANLALKAEKDRADYLRWAEAGFLTLTPGNVVDHSAIVEHVADLGERYGVQEVAIDRWNSTAVNTALQERGFTINQFGQGMVSMAAPVKELKRAILAGHFRHGGNPLLRMCFGNVVAEKDAAENEKFTKAKARGRIDGAVAAAMAVGRILAAETAPSPYESREAGFLFI